The Triticum aestivum cultivar Chinese Spring chromosome 5A, IWGSC CS RefSeq v2.1, whole genome shotgun sequence genomic sequence aaggcgctacagctaatagttagtagtagcgttggagaaacccgcgctactactaactttgttagtagtagcgtgtgccacccatgctactgctattacagactcgcgctactactaatgaagtaGTAGAAGCGTGCCTACAATACCagcgctactagtatcctaaatactagtaggGCACTTTTTTCCCAATGCTACTAGTAgcaaattaggaattaaaaaaataaaaatagatgcaGTATTCATGAATGGAGATCAGAGACACGTCCAGTGCAAAATAAATTTCAGAGAACCATCTTAACACTTGCAGTGTTCATGGATGCAACATTCAACATCTCAATTCGAAGAGATCACGAAGATACACACAACCATCATCAAAAGGTTGGTACCTTCCCTAGCATTTCACCACCAACCTAACCagaccacttctctagatgtatgtacaaagcgtcgaggtcctccaccttGAGGAACTCCGGACGGTGGCGTCGTCCTCCACCTCGGTGACTTCCGGATGgtggcgtcgaggtcctccacccCGGGGACCTCCTGCGTCGCAATCACCTAGACGATAATCTCTATGACACGGTCGCGGGGCTTCACGGTGAAGTCTGCCTCCGAGTAGTTGAAGAGCACGACTCCCATCTGGCCACAGTAGTCCTCGTCGATCACCCTGCACCTAGTTgagaaagtgaaaacttgttagttcACGCCCTTGTGCAGATCTAGTAGGGTATTTTCTTCAATTATCTGTCTCTTTTAGTCTATTATGAATCttcaaaacgctcttatattagtttacagagggagtagtatataaggATACCCATCATCTTGTGGAAAAATGTACTAGCTACCAATAATGAACTATTCATGTTGAATAATTTAAATTCGAACAATTGTGAATAATGATTTAGCTTACACATCCTATAAACAAAATTGTCAACTCCATGATGTATCCATCAACTACCTAAATTTTAACATGGAAACCTTCCATAATATATAGACGGGAAAGAGATAGCAAAATGGATCATGCTTGAGATAGAGATTCTTACTGCAAATCTTAACAGAAGACATGACCTGCCAACACCTGAGTCTCCAATAAGCAATAGCTTGAAGAGGTAATCACTGCATGGTCAAATAAGAGAATGTTAGTCTCCAGCAAACACAGTGCACAGAGAATAAAACAAGTAGTGGTGACATTTTCAAGATGATAAAAAAGGGCAGCGCACTGCACATAGCTCCTGCTTGCGCAGGGTTCGCCGAAGGGTCCAACCACTTCCAAAGATGATAATAAGATACAATAACTATGTCCAGGCTTGGAAGATTGAAAATAAATTAAAAGAGAAATGTATTCAAGATAATAATACACAACAATTAGATGAATAATATTGTCAGGCTTAGACAAGTAAGTAGCGACAAATGAAGGGACATTTTGCTATTTAATACTCAGCCAAAATGCCAGTTTTGCTAAGCTAATAGATCCCTATGTACTAGTGTGTGATTACTGTGATAGAATGTAAAAATAGTTCCCCTTGCAGCATTAAGACTAGTACTATAACAACAACCAGCGCCCATTGATTCCTGCGATGAGAACCATCTTTGAACAAAAGATCGCGCATTTGATGATCTGATATGAGCAAGTACTACAGTACTAAAGATCACGCATCTTAGAAGTTTATAATGATATTTCGCTTATGGTGCCTAAATTATTCTCCATATGCCGTAGCAGCAGCAACAAACATGATTAAGTCAGTGCTGTAAAACAATTACACATGGTGCTAGTAAGATACCCCAGCTCCAAACATCTAAAATAGTAATTTCTTCTGTTTGGCACCTAGCAACATATCTAATGGCTACATTTAGTTTGTCTTCCACAGGTTTCCACACGCATCCATATTTTCTCAAGCCAAGTATGCATGTATGTTGGTTAATTAATTGTGTTGTTGCAGTAAACAAGTACCCTCTAGAAAATTCGTATTGAAACTTTTTTAAAACAGCCTCTATAAGGCCGTAAACTGGCATACGAAAACAATGCGCTCAGGATACTAACTTTCGGGACAACAAACTAAAATGATGGCTTCTCTCAAACCATACATCCAAACGACACAAATAAATACTCTACGGAAAGTTTGGAACTTGCTTTACAAATTTCATATAGAGGCAACTCGAAATTCTAAGAATAACTAACTCGTTTTTCACATAGAAGCTGGCTGTCCAGATTTGACAGTGCAGTTTTTAACTGAACCAGATTCTTATCTGACAGAAGTAGCACCCAACAAAATGCAGATAGACATGTAACTAAATTATGCAACTGAACTTTTAGTAGGAAGCAAGCACTCACAAAAATTCAGACATGCATGTAACTAACTTCTGTAATAACTGAATTTAGCAGCAGGCGAGAACCCAACAAAATTCAGATAGGCATGTAACTAAATTCTGCAACTAAATTTCTAGCAACAAGGAAGCACCCAGCAAAATTTAGATATGCATTATACTAGATTCTACAATGCAATGTTTATCTTACTCAGAAGCAGAGCACGTATCCACCAAAATTCAGTCTGATAGCTACATGTAACCCAAATTCAGACATACTACATGTAACCCAAATTCTTCTACAACTGAACTTGTAACCACCAAATTCAGACAAGCAAGCAACCAAATCAATTGGACCATCAGTGAGTCACCTGCAGCACGACGGAGTTGATGACATCGGCATATCTAACGGCGAGGTTGAGCGACATACAGCGGGCGGGGGCCATGGCGTAGCACCTGGTGCGGCCCCTCTCGACCTTGCCGAGCTTGTCGAGGTTGAGCACGACGAACATGGCGAGCATGGCGGCGACACCGGCGCCGAGGGAGTGGCCCGTGAAGGTGAGCGTGTAGGCGGGGTATTGGTCGAGGAGGTCCCGGAGCAGGTCGCACTCCCTGTCGAGCACCcagccggcggcgcggaggaggccgTTGTGGACGTAGCCGCCGTCGAAGCGACTCTTGCCGAGGCGGTTGTCGAGGAGCAGCGCGTAGTCGGACTCGCGACCGAGGTTGAGGCCGCGCAGTGCGAGCACGAAGTCGGCGTGTGCGTGGTCGAGGTAGACGAGGTAGGGCGTGACCCGGCCCCCCGTGTCGGCATAGGTGCGGCGGCGCATGACGTTTGAGGGGTCGAGGAGGAGGGGCAGCGCAGCGAGGAGGTCGGGCGGGGCGTAGTTGGCCATGACGAGGTGACACATCCTGGGCACGGGCGCGAAGTCGGCGGTGGTGGCGTGGCCCCAGGTGGCGCTGTCGTGGTGGCCGGAGTGGACGCACCGCTTCCACGCCCTGCGGCGGGGTGAGCCAtaggtggcggcggcgctagggggGCCCTGCGTGGGCGGCTCCCTCTCCATGGCGGGTTGGGActtgggagaggaggagaagaggtgGGAGCGAAGACGGGATTGGGGATCTGGATCGGGCGTTGAGTGTTTTTTCTGAGACATGGCGTGGGATGGTTGGTGGGGTGGGAGCAGATGCAGGTGGTAGCGTGGGGTAtataacccacgctactactatcgacttagtagtagcgtgggtttataacccGTGCTACTAGTACAGCTGGTCCCGGGAGGCACGGTGGaaatcacttagtagtagcgaggggtaaaaacccgcgctactactatcgggttattagtagcgcggtttcctcaagctcgctactgctaattagcagtagcgtttgtttttaaaccacgctgctgctaagattctgtgtataaggttttccctagtagtgtatatcctgttattatcagtgctaacctttcagaacatgaagaagaaagattattgaaagttctaaggaagcatcgagctgctattggatatactcttgatgatttaaagggcattagtcccactctatgttagcacaaagtttatatggaacctaatgctaaacccattgttgatcaccaacgtcagttaaatccgaagatgaaagaagtagtaagaacggaaatattaaaacttctggaagaaggtataatctatcccatagctgatagtagatgggtaagacttgttcattgtgttcctaagaaaggaggtattactgttgttcctaatgataagaatgaacttatttcacaaagaattgttagaggctatagaatggtaattgattttagaaattaaacaaagcaactagaaaagatcattaccctttgccttttattgatcaaatgcttgaaagattatctaagcacacacacatttgcttccttgatggatattcaggattttcacaaatacctatttctcaacctgatcaagaaaataccacttctacttgtccctttggaacctatgcttatagacgtatgccttttggtttatgtaatgcacctgctacctttcaaagatgtatgactgctatattctctgacttttgtgaaaatattgttgaggttttaatggatgacttttttgtttatgggaagtcttttgatgattgtttaagcgatcttgatcgagttttgcagagatgtgaacaaagaaatcttgtcttgaattgggaaaagtgccactttatggttaatgaaggcattgtcttgggtcataaaatttctgaaagaggtattgaagtggatcaagctgaggttgatgcaattgagaaaatgccatgtcctaaagatataaaaggtattcatagtttcttaggagatttatcaaagacttttcaaaaatttccaggcctcttactagtctcttgcagaaggatattccttttgtttttgacgattattgtttagaagcctttgaaacacttaagaaagccttaattactgcacctattgttcaaccacctgattggaatttgccttttgaaattatgtgtgatgctagtgattatgctgttggtgttgtaggacaaagagttggtaagcaacttaatgttattcattatgctagtaaaactctaggcagtgctcaaagaaattatgctactactgaaaaagaattcttagtagtggtgtttgcttgtgacaagtttagaccttatattgttgattccaaagtaactattcgcatagaccatgctgctattaaatatcttatggaaaagaaagatgataagcctagacttattcgatgggttctcttgttacaagaatttgatctacatatcattgatagaaaaggagctgagaacccagtagttgatattttatctaggcttgaaaatgtgcttgatgacccactacctattgatgatagttttcctgatgagcagttagctgcaataaatgtttctcatggtactccttggtatgctgactaattacattgttgctaaatatttaccacctatctttacataccaacaaaataaaaaaaattcttctatgatttaagacattacttttgggatgacccacatctttataaagaaggagtagatggtattattagacgttgtgtatatgagcatgaacagggacaaatcctacggaaatgtcactccgaagcttatggagggcatcatgctggagatagaactgctcagaaggtattgcaatctggattttattggcctcctctcttcaaggatgcccgtaagtttgtcttatcctgtgaagaatgtcaaagaataggtaatatcggtaagcgtcaagaaatgcctatgaattattcacttgttgttgaaccatttgatgtttggggatttgattacatgggaccttttccttcctctaatgggtatactcatattttggttgctgttgattatgttactaaatgggtagaagctatttcaactagtagtgttgatcacaacacctctattaaaatgcttaaggaagttattttcccaaggtttggagtccctagatatttaatgactaatggtggttcacactttattcatggtgctttctataaaatgcttgccaagtatgatgttaaccatagaattgcatcaccatatgatccttagtctagtggtcaagttgaacttagcaatagagaaataaaattaacttttgcaaaagactgttaataggtccaggaagaattggtctaagaaattagatgatgcactttgggcttgcagaacagcatataaaaatcctatgggtatgtctccttataaaatggttgatggaaaagcttgtcatttgcctcttgagttagaacataaagcatattgggcaatcaaagagctcaactatgatttcaaacttgctggtgaaaagtggttatttgatattagctcattagatgaggagaatccaagcttatgaaaatgcaaaattatttaagaaaatgtaaaaagatggcatgacaaaagaattcaaaggCGTGAGTTTaaggtcggagaatatgttcttttgtaaaaATCTCGTTTTAAattctttgcaggaaagctcctctcaaaatgggaaggcccatacgtcatcgaggaggtttactggtctggagccatcaaaataaacaattccgaaggtactaacccaaaggttgtcaatgggcaacgaatacaTCATTATATCTctggtacgcctattaatgttgaaagtaatattatccaaactatgacaccggaagaacacatgaaagagtccttccggaacactccaaaatcgtgaaaataaggaggcacatgatacggtaagtaaatagACCCCAAAAAATccgaaaaaatattttttatcagttttggaatatttaggaatttttggaataaagaaacttccaggaagcgtcccctggtgggcacaagacaccagggcacgccaggcaagcctgacacgcctaggtgggttgtgcccacctgggacaccttccgtactccgtttttctaccatatgcttgtcctccaagataaaaaaaatctatatatacttcccgaacctgttgatcaccgtatcgcggagaaatcctgtgttctcttttcttgctgttttctgcgtAGACCTGAAATATGTCTTCCCAAGACTCTGACggtgagagctatgtctcacatctcattgctgacccaaagacctaggggacctatctccttatggCCGAACTACagatgacgaggaggatgctcacttgataAGGGTTGATGATTCAAGCTCgaaggaggaggatgttcctctaacTCAACCTTGGGATATGCATGTAGAGTTCAAGAAGTCCAGTCTTCCTAAGAGAACTAACCAATCTAATAATGGATCTATTCCTTcttgttttcggcagaaaagcaaaggagatttatgtgacaagatcttgaaggtggagttggaggtcaatgatttaaaagaggaaattgctctcctcaactacaatatgaaaaagaTGAAGGAACAATTGTCACCActaccaccatcttcttcaccaccaaaagaaaattgagtatcgggtatgggcactccccttggcttccgtcaagcttgggggaggtgcaccggtatcgtatcatcccactatctttttgcttttacttattttagttcgatccttttgctttagatgaataaaagtttagtttgatcctttcttctttgtgagttttcttagtgatctatccttgtaatcatgtgcatgttatataataaagtt encodes the following:
- the LOC123101648 gene encoding feruloyl esterase A-like, producing the protein MEREPPTQGPPSAAATYGSPRRRAWKRCVHSGHHDSATWGHATTADFAPVPRMCHLVMANYAPPDLLAALPLLLDPSNVMRRRTYADTGGRVTPYLVYLDHAHADFVLALRGLNLGRESDYALLLDNRLGKSRFDGGYVHNGLLRAAGWVLDRECDLLRDLLDQYPAYTLTFTGHSLGAGVAAMLAMFVVLNLDKLGKVERGRTRCYAMAPARCMSLNLAVRYADVINSVVLQVTH